One Mycobacteroides salmoniphilum DNA segment encodes these proteins:
- a CDS encoding organic hydroperoxide resistance protein, with amino-acid sequence MSNEAVYTAEATSTGGGRDGHVRSSDGRIDLDTRIPKSMGGNGEGTNPEQLFAAGYSACFLSALNLVARMAKVQLDPATSITAKVGIFKTPEGGFDLSAELDGYLPGLSQEVAEDLLEQAHEVCPYSNATRGNIEVTVKARV; translated from the coding sequence ATGTCCAATGAGGCCGTCTACACAGCAGAAGCCACGTCGACCGGGGGAGGCCGTGACGGGCATGTTCGCTCGTCGGATGGCCGGATAGATCTAGACACTCGAATCCCAAAGTCGATGGGCGGCAACGGGGAAGGCACCAATCCCGAGCAGTTGTTCGCGGCCGGGTATTCGGCGTGTTTCTTGAGCGCGCTCAATCTGGTTGCCCGGATGGCGAAGGTCCAGCTCGATCCCGCGACATCGATCACGGCGAAGGTGGGAATCTTCAAGACCCCCGAGGGCGGTTTCGATCTGTCCGCCGAGCTGGACGGTTACCTGCCCGGACTGTCTCAGGAAGTCGCCGAGGATCTCTTGGAGCAAGCCCATGAGGTGTGCCCGTACTCGAATGCCACGCGCGGCAACATCGAGGTGACGGTCAAGGCGCGAGTCTGA
- a CDS encoding ammonium transporter — MFPHMGVPDAANTAWVLTSAALVLLMTPALAFFYGGMVRAKSVLNMMMMCFSAVAVVWVLWVAYGYSMAFGTDMGGGLLGDPFQFAGLQHLFEGDYKASSVPLWGPTKIPALVFVMFQAGFAMVTVALIAGAVADRMRFLPWIAFTALWATLVYFPVAHWVFAVKGTTAEKGGWLANLGVIDFAGGTAVEINSGAAGLALAIILGKRHGWPREAMRPHNLPAVMLGAGLLWFGWFGFNAGSALAADGTAALVIANTLGAGAMSMAAWLLVEKIRHGKPTSFGAASGVVAGLVAITPSCSSVTPIGALVIGAVAGAFSSLAIELKYRWGYDDSLDVVGVHLVGGIVGTLMIGVVGSAAAPAGVNGLLYGGGLHQFWLQLVAVAAVLTYSVAVTGLIGLGLRHSMGIRSHPQHESDGLDDAEHAESAYELATTRGGGLINPGR, encoded by the coding sequence ATGTTTCCGCATATGGGAGTGCCCGACGCGGCCAATACCGCCTGGGTGCTGACGAGTGCCGCACTGGTGCTCCTGATGACCCCGGCATTGGCCTTCTTCTACGGCGGCATGGTGCGCGCCAAGAGCGTCCTCAACATGATGATGATGTGCTTCTCGGCCGTCGCCGTGGTGTGGGTGCTCTGGGTGGCCTATGGGTACTCGATGGCGTTCGGCACCGACATGGGTGGCGGGTTGCTTGGCGATCCGTTCCAATTCGCCGGATTGCAGCACTTGTTCGAAGGCGATTACAAGGCGTCCTCGGTTCCGCTGTGGGGGCCGACCAAGATCCCGGCATTGGTGTTCGTCATGTTCCAGGCCGGGTTCGCCATGGTGACGGTGGCGCTGATCGCGGGTGCGGTCGCCGATCGCATGCGCTTCCTCCCCTGGATCGCTTTCACGGCGCTATGGGCAACCCTGGTCTACTTCCCGGTGGCGCACTGGGTGTTCGCGGTCAAGGGCACCACTGCCGAGAAGGGCGGATGGCTCGCGAACCTGGGCGTCATCGACTTCGCCGGCGGCACCGCGGTGGAGATCAACTCGGGCGCCGCCGGTCTGGCGCTGGCGATCATCCTCGGCAAGCGGCACGGCTGGCCGCGCGAGGCGATGCGTCCGCATAACCTGCCCGCGGTGATGCTCGGAGCGGGGCTGCTGTGGTTCGGTTGGTTCGGGTTCAACGCGGGGTCGGCATTGGCCGCCGACGGCACCGCGGCGCTTGTCATCGCCAACACCCTTGGCGCGGGGGCAATGTCGATGGCGGCCTGGTTGCTGGTCGAGAAGATCCGGCACGGCAAGCCGACCTCCTTCGGTGCCGCCTCGGGTGTGGTGGCGGGGCTCGTGGCTATCACGCCCTCCTGTTCGTCGGTCACCCCGATTGGCGCCCTGGTCATCGGCGCGGTAGCGGGCGCCTTCAGCTCGCTGGCCATCGAGCTGAAATACCGTTGGGGATATGACGACTCGCTCGACGTCGTGGGCGTGCACCTGGTCGGTGGCATCGTCGGCACGCTGATGATCGGTGTCGTCGGCAGTGCCGCGGCCCCCGCCGGTGTCAACGGGCTGCTGTACGGCGGTGGGTTGCATCAGTTCTGGTTGCAGCTCGTGGCGGTGGCCGCGGTGCTCACCTACTCGGTCGCGGTTACCGGGCTTATCGGGCTGGGCCTGCGGCATTCCATGGGTATTAGGTCGCATCCGCAGCACGAGTCCGATGGTCTCGACGATGCCGAGCATGCGGAGTCGGCCTACGAGCTGGCCACCACTCGCGGTGGCGGGCTCATTAACCCTGGGCGCTGA
- a CDS encoding sensor domain-containing protein, producing MTVVLMAAGVFMAPPAHTEPGSIVPPAAIDDLMVTPQEASSVMGAAFPIVDRLNALSDLTTDRPDCGSVVRPSVATYDRGPYMAAHEQYLQDSSPWNVQLAQSIAVFPTDAEARDFAFSEMNMWLRCAKQTVHDSAQWRYVIGSLHRDDDAVVGSYVMITNDGARMSCSRLLARVRNTATDLRGCSAGPESYQRLLGIAKIIGPRYDAA from the coding sequence ATGACGGTCGTGCTGATGGCGGCCGGGGTGTTTATGGCGCCACCCGCTCACACCGAACCGGGATCGATCGTGCCGCCCGCAGCGATCGATGATCTGATGGTGACGCCACAAGAGGCGTCTTCGGTTATGGGAGCGGCTTTTCCGATCGTCGATCGACTTAACGCCCTCTCCGATCTGACGACGGACAGACCGGACTGCGGCAGCGTGGTCCGCCCGTCGGTGGCCACCTACGACCGCGGCCCGTACATGGCCGCGCACGAGCAGTACTTGCAGGACAGCTCACCGTGGAACGTGCAGCTTGCACAAAGTATCGCTGTCTTCCCCACGGATGCTGAGGCACGGGACTTCGCCTTCAGCGAGATGAACATGTGGTTGAGGTGTGCGAAGCAAACCGTGCACGACTCCGCGCAGTGGAGGTACGTGATCGGCTCGTTGCACCGAGATGATGACGCGGTAGTTGGTTCCTACGTGATGATTACGAACGACGGAGCGCGCATGTCCTGCTCGCGTCTGCTGGCCAGGGTTCGCAACACCGCGACCGATCTACGCGGATGCTCGGCGGGCCCGGAAAGTTACCAACGGCTGCTGGGGATCGCGAAGATCATCGGACCCCGTTACGACGCCGCCTGA
- a CDS encoding sensor domain-containing protein — protein MASFLCVLATAVAPVGTASANPDELPVLVDALPGLMLEPGDVGPVMGAGMHVSGDWAGLVSDRTDRPECGSVVFASTASYESSNYLSGRYRSLVDSPSWTRLVDQSMVIFPEWSDATDFALSEADRWRACENQRVTSLLAQPDGSTRREWVQLRKIVQVQEVLVVGYAWPTDFGGVMYCQHALAPLRNVAIDVRACAERDGSRALDLILGLLPRVARA, from the coding sequence GTGGCGTCTTTCCTTTGTGTGCTGGCGACGGCAGTGGCGCCGGTCGGTACCGCCTCGGCGAATCCCGACGAGCTTCCCGTTCTGGTGGACGCGTTGCCCGGCCTGATGCTTGAGCCCGGGGACGTGGGTCCTGTGATGGGAGCCGGCATGCATGTGTCCGGAGATTGGGCTGGGCTGGTGTCGGATCGGACCGACAGACCCGAATGCGGCAGTGTGGTTTTCGCATCGACGGCAAGCTATGAATCGTCCAATTACTTGTCCGGGCGGTACCGCTCCTTGGTGGACAGTCCGAGTTGGACGCGCCTGGTGGACCAGAGCATGGTGATCTTTCCCGAGTGGTCGGATGCGACGGACTTCGCGCTTAGTGAGGCGGATCGCTGGCGCGCCTGTGAGAACCAGCGGGTCACTTCGCTTCTGGCGCAGCCGGACGGAAGCACGCGTCGTGAATGGGTGCAGCTTCGCAAGATCGTCCAGGTGCAGGAGGTTCTGGTGGTCGGCTACGCGTGGCCGACAGATTTCGGTGGAGTTATGTACTGCCAGCACGCGCTGGCGCCGCTGCGGAACGTGGCTATCGACGTGCGGGCGTGCGCGGAACGGGACGGTAGCCGAGCCCTCGACCTCATTCTGGGTCTTCTGCCTCGAGTGGCCCGGGCATAG
- a CDS encoding nitronate monooxygenase, with the protein MHTPICDELGIEFPIFAFTHCRDVVVAVSKAGGFGVLGAVGFTPEQLEIELKWIDEHIGDHSYGVDIVIPNKYEGMDANMPAEELTKMLQSMVPQEHLDFGRKLLADHGVPMEEGNDNALQLLGWTEATATPQVEIALKHPKMTLIANALGTPPPDMIRQIHDAGRKVAALCGSAKQARKHADAGVDIIIAQGGEAGGHCGDVGSIVLWPEVVKAVAPVPVLAAGGIGSGAQVAAALALGAQGAWTGSQWLMVEEAHTTSVQQETYAKAGSRDTVRSRSFTGKPARMLRNDWTVAWETEGNPEPLGMPLQYMVSGMAVAATNKYPDQSIDVAFNPIGQVVGQFTKVEKSAAVIERWVQEYLEATNTLNELNEAAASV; encoded by the coding sequence ATGCATACCCCCATCTGCGACGAGCTCGGCATCGAGTTCCCGATTTTCGCCTTCACGCACTGTCGCGACGTCGTCGTCGCGGTGAGCAAGGCCGGTGGCTTCGGCGTGCTGGGCGCCGTCGGGTTCACCCCCGAGCAGCTCGAGATCGAGCTCAAGTGGATCGACGAGCACATCGGTGACCACTCGTATGGCGTCGACATCGTCATACCCAACAAATACGAGGGCATGGACGCGAACATGCCGGCCGAGGAGCTCACCAAGATGCTCCAGTCGATGGTGCCGCAGGAGCACCTGGACTTCGGCCGCAAGCTCCTCGCCGACCACGGCGTGCCGATGGAGGAGGGCAATGACAACGCCCTGCAGCTGCTGGGCTGGACCGAGGCCACCGCTACCCCGCAGGTGGAGATCGCGCTCAAGCACCCCAAGATGACGCTCATCGCCAATGCACTCGGCACTCCTCCGCCCGACATGATCCGGCAGATTCACGACGCCGGTCGCAAGGTCGCGGCCTTGTGCGGCTCGGCCAAGCAAGCCCGCAAGCATGCCGACGCCGGAGTGGACATCATCATCGCCCAGGGCGGCGAAGCCGGCGGCCACTGCGGTGATGTGGGCTCTATCGTGCTGTGGCCGGAGGTCGTCAAGGCCGTCGCCCCCGTACCCGTGCTGGCCGCTGGCGGAATCGGCAGTGGCGCCCAGGTCGCGGCGGCGCTGGCGTTGGGCGCGCAGGGAGCGTGGACCGGTTCGCAGTGGCTGATGGTCGAGGAGGCACACACTACGTCGGTCCAGCAGGAGACGTACGCAAAGGCGGGCAGCCGCGATACCGTGCGCAGCCGCTCGTTCACGGGTAAGCCCGCGCGCATGCTGCGCAACGACTGGACCGTGGCGTGGGAGACCGAAGGTAACCCGGAACCGCTCGGAATGCCGTTGCAGTACATGGTTTCCGGGATGGCCGTCGCGGCGACCAACAAGTACCCGGATCAGAGCATCGATGTCGCCTTCAACCCGATCGGCCAGGTTGTCGGCCAGTTCACCAAGGTGGAGAAGTCGGCCGCGGTCATCGAGCGCTGGGTGCAGGAGTACCTGGAGGCCACCAACACACTCAACGAGCTCAACGAGGCCGCCGCGTCGGTGTAG
- a CDS encoding methyltransferase family protein, with protein MATAALVLYLIFIAAGLGWKSYRQWRATGSTGIHGFHGRPGSREWLAGVGFIAAIAIAVLAPILQLRGLITPLTLLDSRPLQITGIALATAGIAATVWAQHTMGESWRVGVDTRETTTLVSTGVFGWVRNPIFTAMLTFAAGSALMTPNPLALSGFVLLVTSIELQVRVVEEPYLLAAHGRTYRDYAARVGRFLPGIGRFSAQG; from the coding sequence ATGGCCACGGCGGCGCTCGTCCTGTATCTGATCTTCATCGCTGCTGGGCTCGGCTGGAAGAGCTACCGACAGTGGCGCGCAACCGGCTCCACCGGGATCCACGGATTCCATGGGCGCCCCGGCTCACGCGAATGGCTCGCGGGGGTGGGCTTCATCGCCGCGATAGCGATCGCCGTGCTCGCACCGATTCTGCAGCTCAGGGGGCTCATCACTCCCCTTACGCTGCTGGATAGCCGGCCTCTGCAGATCACGGGAATCGCACTGGCCACGGCGGGAATCGCCGCGACTGTCTGGGCGCAACACACCATGGGCGAATCCTGGCGGGTAGGCGTCGACACCCGGGAGACCACCACGTTGGTGAGCACCGGCGTTTTCGGATGGGTCCGCAACCCGATCTTCACGGCAATGCTGACGTTCGCCGCCGGGTCCGCCCTCATGACCCCGAACCCGTTGGCCCTCAGTGGTTTCGTGCTACTCGTCACGTCCATCGAACTGCAGGTGCGCGTGGTTGAGGAGCCCTATCTCCTGGCGGCACACGGCAGGACCTACCGCGACTACGCAGCCCGGGTCGGACGATTCCTGCCAGGAATCGGCAGGTTCAGCGCCCAGGGTTAA
- a CDS encoding PfkB family carbohydrate kinase, with protein sequence MPDRDGLIVCGETLVDVVPASDGLWRSIPGGGPYNTAVAAAKLGMRTALLTHVSRDAFGRQCIDNLAEAGVDESLVMRHEVPTTLAIAEFDERGVARYRFYWQGTTNDVDPLLLPDPAPAPVAIWAGSIASVLWPGREALRAWIVEHYSDTPLTFDVNVRPTLLGDRETYAARIAPWLSIAEVARASTEDLEFLYPGASVEDVVGRWFDEHSRMGIALVTCGPAGSLAFRRGESRPLPIPAHEVIVVDTVGAGDTYTGAFLDGFYRRRLALPEALRRAAVASALTCTRPGAQPPDAAELAKELRRVAS encoded by the coding sequence GTGCCCGACAGAGATGGCCTCATCGTCTGCGGCGAGACACTGGTGGACGTGGTGCCCGCGTCCGATGGGCTGTGGCGATCGATACCCGGAGGGGGCCCGTACAACACCGCTGTCGCGGCTGCCAAGCTCGGCATGCGGACCGCGCTGCTCACGCACGTGTCCCGCGATGCGTTCGGGCGCCAGTGCATCGACAACCTGGCCGAGGCTGGTGTCGACGAGTCGTTGGTGATGCGGCACGAGGTCCCGACGACATTGGCCATTGCGGAATTCGACGAGCGCGGCGTCGCGCGGTATCGGTTCTATTGGCAGGGAACCACCAATGATGTTGATCCGCTGTTACTTCCAGATCCAGCGCCAGCCCCGGTGGCGATCTGGGCGGGTTCGATCGCCAGCGTCCTCTGGCCGGGCCGCGAGGCGCTACGGGCCTGGATTGTCGAGCATTATTCGGACACCCCGCTCACCTTCGATGTGAACGTGCGCCCGACGCTTCTCGGTGACAGAGAAACGTACGCCGCGCGCATCGCCCCGTGGTTGTCCATTGCGGAGGTGGCGCGGGCCAGCACCGAAGACCTCGAATTCCTGTACCCGGGTGCTTCGGTCGAGGACGTGGTTGGCCGCTGGTTCGACGAGCACTCGCGCATGGGAATCGCGTTGGTCACCTGCGGGCCGGCGGGATCGCTGGCCTTCCGGCGGGGCGAGTCACGGCCGCTGCCCATTCCGGCTCATGAGGTCATCGTCGTCGATACCGTCGGGGCCGGCGACACCTACACCGGCGCCTTCCTCGACGGGTTCTATCGGCGGCGGCTCGCGTTGCCCGAGGCATTGCGCCGCGCGGCAGTGGCGTCGGCGCTGACCTGCACCCGGCCCGGGGCGCAGCCACCGGATGCGGCCGAGCTGGCCAAGGAGCTGCGTCGCGTCGCGTCCTAG
- a CDS encoding sensor domain-containing protein, producing the protein MRGCVVAGVSALALVVAPAAQAAGPDAVLLKPKVVNSIVGTELPVTRTLESPTAGYQVSGPSCLSFVDVGLDEVFNGNGELAEYRAQTSQKTDSDTTYSVKQAVGVFQRPIAAVDPVVALLFMDNCYGVPLDVTDGQGARETWTITKGKSVDTTATWSMTSATGTSCYVQMRAKREVLLQVKACVPKNGEKIAAALADAMEGRA; encoded by the coding sequence ATGCGCGGGTGCGTCGTCGCGGGGGTATCGGCGCTGGCCCTGGTCGTCGCGCCGGCGGCCCAGGCGGCCGGCCCGGACGCGGTCCTGCTCAAGCCCAAGGTGGTGAATTCGATCGTCGGTACCGAACTTCCCGTGACCAGGACTCTCGAGTCTCCGACGGCCGGTTATCAGGTGAGCGGACCGAGTTGTCTCAGTTTCGTCGATGTGGGGCTGGACGAGGTGTTCAACGGAAATGGCGAGTTGGCCGAGTATCGCGCGCAGACGTCTCAGAAAACAGATTCGGACACAACGTATTCCGTGAAGCAGGCGGTGGGGGTCTTTCAGCGCCCGATTGCCGCGGTGGATCCGGTTGTCGCGCTGCTGTTCATGGACAACTGTTACGGCGTACCTCTGGACGTGACCGACGGCCAGGGTGCGCGGGAAACGTGGACCATCACCAAGGGCAAGTCGGTGGACACCACGGCCACCTGGTCGATGACCAGCGCCACCGGCACTAGCTGCTACGTGCAGATGCGCGCCAAGCGTGAGGTGTTATTGCAGGTGAAGGCGTGTGTGCCGAAGAATGGCGAGAAGATCGCCGCGGCCCTCGCCGATGCCATGGAGGGACGAGCATGA
- a CDS encoding Fur family transcriptional regulator, giving the protein MTVVQPPAPVAALRRAGLRVTAPRVAVLNAVAVHPHSTADIIAMVVRAELGKVSTQAVYDVLRACVSAGLVRRIEPAGSAALFETRIGDNHHHLVCRRCGAVTDVDCTVGHAPCLEPSHTAGFVVDEAEIVFWGLCPECQPKLVQPS; this is encoded by the coding sequence GTGACCGTAGTACAGCCCCCCGCCCCAGTCGCAGCATTGCGCCGGGCGGGACTGCGTGTCACGGCCCCACGCGTCGCGGTTCTGAACGCGGTTGCGGTGCACCCACATTCGACCGCAGACATCATCGCGATGGTGGTGCGGGCCGAGCTTGGGAAGGTGTCCACACAGGCCGTCTATGACGTGCTCAGGGCCTGTGTCAGTGCCGGGCTGGTGCGTCGTATCGAACCGGCCGGTTCCGCGGCGCTTTTTGAGACGCGTATCGGCGATAACCATCACCATCTGGTCTGCCGCCGTTGCGGTGCCGTCACCGATGTGGACTGCACCGTGGGGCATGCACCCTGCCTGGAGCCGTCACATACCGCGGGGTTCGTGGTCGACGAGGCCGAGATCGTCTTCTGGGGCCTTTGCCCGGAATGTCAGCCCAAATTAGTTCAGCCCAGTTAG
- a CDS encoding sensor domain-containing protein — protein sequence MRSVVGALMVALGAVYPAVARAEPSPHVPPAAIDRLMFTQREAEQVMGVGLPNIHRQSATFASDTDRPDCGSVVLASVSSYDRSSYVAAHSQALWDHSGWFTLVDQSVAVFSTDEEARDFARTEADRWRKCEQQTINVSEQSIDGTTLAATVDIRGVTQVDNVLAVGYGRNDAAYAACQHVLLGERNVAIDIRTCSTVSKSGGERAFELMKIVGPRVWEV from the coding sequence ATGCGATCGGTGGTGGGTGCGCTGATGGTGGCGCTGGGCGCCGTCTACCCGGCCGTCGCACGCGCCGAACCTTCGCCACACGTGCCGCCCGCGGCGATCGACCGCCTCATGTTCACCCAGCGGGAGGCCGAACAGGTCATGGGCGTCGGTCTACCCAACATCCACCGGCAGAGTGCGACCTTCGCATCGGATACCGATCGGCCGGATTGTGGAAGCGTTGTGTTGGCTTCTGTGTCGAGCTACGACCGATCCTCCTACGTGGCGGCGCACTCCCAAGCACTATGGGATCACTCCGGCTGGTTCACCTTGGTCGATCAAAGTGTCGCGGTGTTCAGCACGGATGAGGAGGCCCGAGACTTCGCGCGGACCGAGGCCGATCGCTGGCGCAAGTGTGAACAGCAGACGATCAATGTCTCCGAGCAGTCGATCGACGGCACCACTCTGGCGGCGACCGTGGACATCCGCGGCGTCACGCAGGTCGACAACGTCTTGGCCGTCGGCTACGGAAGGAACGATGCCGCGTACGCGGCATGCCAGCACGTGCTTCTCGGAGAACGCAATGTCGCCATCGATATTCGTACCTGCTCAACGGTGTCGAAAAGTGGTGGTGAGCGCGCCTTCGAATTGATGAAGATCGTCGGCCCGCGGGTGTGGGAGGTCTGA
- a CDS encoding sensor domain-containing protein: protein MTIKITSAVTTATVVALALAPVAGARPSDPGVVNYAVLARGSVSNVLGAQLGSHSEFTQPFQAFSVDVPECNNWSDIGLDEVYADPDLASFRGATTQDSATDTTHLVKQSIGVFANNDAADRAFHRVVDRTRGCSGQTATLILNDGRREVWTFTGPAASAADAAWMKEEAGVDRRCFNQTRRRENVLLQAKVCQPGNGSLAVNVLANTMQNGLGQ, encoded by the coding sequence ATGACCATCAAGATCACCTCGGCCGTGACTACTGCGACGGTGGTCGCGCTCGCGCTGGCCCCCGTGGCTGGCGCTCGTCCGTCCGATCCGGGGGTCGTCAACTACGCGGTGCTCGCGCGCGGATCGGTGAGCAATGTCCTTGGCGCGCAACTAGGGTCGCATAGCGAGTTCACGCAGCCGTTCCAGGCGTTCTCGGTGGATGTTCCGGAATGCAACAACTGGTCGGATATCGGGCTTGACGAGGTGTACGCCGATCCGGATCTGGCCTCGTTCCGGGGCGCAACGACGCAAGACTCCGCAACGGATACAACGCATTTGGTGAAGCAGTCGATCGGTGTGTTCGCCAACAACGACGCGGCGGACCGGGCATTCCATCGGGTGGTGGACCGCACCCGGGGATGTTCCGGGCAGACGGCCACCCTGATCCTGAATGACGGTCGACGCGAGGTGTGGACATTCACCGGACCGGCGGCCAGCGCCGCCGATGCCGCGTGGATGAAGGAGGAGGCGGGCGTTGACCGTCGCTGCTTCAACCAGACCCGCAGGCGCGAGAATGTGCTGCTGCAGGCCAAGGTCTGCCAGCCGGGAAACGGCAGCCTTGCGGTGAACGTGCTGGCCAACACGATGCAAAACGGCCTGGGCCAGTAA
- a CDS encoding N-acetylglucosamine-6-phosphate deacetylase, with product MTMPGFFDMHVHGGGGASFGDNPEANRVAAEWHRSHGTVGMLASLVTLAPDEMLGAVRVLAGMAGGDGIAGIHLEGPWLSPRYAGAHDPRLLRTPDLAELELLLDAGAGHIRMVTIAPELPGAIPAIELLVARGVVAAVGHTDATYEQTLQAISSGATVATHLFNAMRPIHHREPGPIPALLESPEVTIELIADGVHVHPAIYRMVLATVGPDRIALVTDAMCAAGMPDGAYQLGQLPVTVACGEARLPDGTIAGSTASMADLYRFAVTQADPAVATLQTSVNPLRAVRVQAAS from the coding sequence GTGACCATGCCCGGGTTCTTCGATATGCACGTGCACGGCGGTGGCGGTGCGTCATTTGGAGACAATCCTGAAGCCAATCGTGTTGCTGCAGAATGGCATCGGTCACATGGCACCGTCGGCATGCTGGCCAGCCTGGTGACCCTGGCGCCCGATGAGATGCTCGGCGCCGTGCGTGTGCTTGCCGGGATGGCGGGCGGCGATGGCATCGCCGGGATACACCTCGAAGGCCCCTGGCTGTCACCGCGGTACGCCGGTGCTCACGATCCACGTCTGCTGCGCACACCGGACCTCGCCGAGCTGGAGCTGCTGCTGGACGCGGGGGCCGGGCACATTCGGATGGTCACCATTGCGCCCGAGCTACCGGGCGCGATCCCGGCCATCGAGTTACTCGTCGCGCGGGGCGTGGTGGCCGCGGTGGGACATACCGATGCCACGTACGAACAGACATTGCAGGCCATTTCGTCTGGCGCGACGGTTGCCACCCATCTCTTCAACGCGATGCGCCCGATCCACCACCGCGAGCCCGGCCCCATCCCGGCGCTCCTGGAAAGCCCCGAGGTGACCATCGAGTTGATCGCCGACGGTGTCCACGTCCACCCCGCGATCTACCGAATGGTGCTGGCCACGGTGGGCCCCGACCGGATCGCGCTTGTCACCGATGCGATGTGTGCGGCCGGAATGCCGGACGGTGCTTATCAATTGGGACAATTGCCGGTCACCGTGGCCTGCGGCGAGGCGCGGCTGCCCGATGGCACGATCGCGGGGAGCACCGCGAGCATGGCCGACCTGTACCGGTTCGCGGTGACCCAGGCCGACCCCGCGGTGGCCACCCTACAAACCTCGGTCAATCCCCTACGTGCGGTGCGTGTTCAGGCGGCGTCGTAA
- a CDS encoding catalase — MSIRTTTNTGIAVESDDESLTAGIQGPVLLHDHYLIEKLAQFNRERVPERIVHAKGAGAYGELVVTADVSKYTKAKLFQPGVKTESLVRFSTVAGEQGSPDTWRDPRGFAIKFYTEDGNYDLVGNNTPVFFIRDAIKFPDFIRSQKRLPGSGLRDHNMQWDFWTLRPETAHQVTWLMGDRGIPKNYRHMNGYGSHTYQWINAEGERFWVKYHFRTDQGQDFLTQQEADALAGSDADAHRRDLWDAIEEGNFPSWTLHVQVMPVAEAQGYRFNPFDLTKVWSKKDYPLIEVGTWTLNRNPGNYFVDIEQAAFEPSNIVPGIGFSPDKMLLGRVFAYADAHRYRIGTNYAQLPPNSPRAAEVNSYSKEGAMRYHFNDREVPVYAPNSFGGPHADPEAAGDGGAWDFDGTAVRAGYVQHAEDDDFAQAGTLVREVLNDDQRARLASNIVGHVLAGVSEPVLSRVFEYWKNVDSELGKAVEEGVRAGLDAQ; from the coding sequence ATGTCCATCCGCACAACCACGAATACCGGAATCGCAGTGGAGAGCGACGACGAGTCGTTGACCGCGGGCATCCAGGGCCCGGTTCTGCTGCACGATCACTATCTGATTGAAAAGCTTGCGCAGTTCAACAGGGAACGCGTTCCCGAGCGCATCGTGCATGCCAAGGGTGCCGGCGCGTACGGAGAGCTCGTCGTCACCGCAGACGTCTCGAAGTACACCAAGGCCAAGCTGTTTCAACCGGGCGTGAAAACAGAGTCGCTGGTTCGGTTTTCGACGGTGGCGGGGGAACAGGGGAGCCCCGATACCTGGCGTGACCCGCGTGGATTTGCCATCAAGTTCTACACCGAGGACGGCAACTACGACCTCGTCGGCAACAACACCCCCGTCTTCTTCATTCGTGATGCCATCAAGTTCCCGGACTTCATCCGCTCGCAGAAGCGGTTGCCGGGATCAGGGTTGCGGGACCACAACATGCAGTGGGACTTCTGGACGCTGCGTCCGGAGACGGCGCACCAGGTCACCTGGTTGATGGGTGATCGCGGGATCCCGAAGAACTACCGGCACATGAATGGATACGGTTCGCACACCTATCAGTGGATCAATGCCGAGGGTGAGCGTTTCTGGGTGAAGTACCACTTCCGGACCGATCAGGGTCAGGATTTCCTGACCCAGCAGGAGGCGGATGCACTCGCCGGATCCGACGCCGATGCGCATCGTCGCGATCTGTGGGATGCGATCGAGGAGGGCAATTTTCCGAGCTGGACCCTCCACGTGCAGGTCATGCCGGTGGCCGAGGCGCAGGGATACCGATTCAACCCGTTCGATCTGACCAAGGTCTGGTCCAAGAAGGACTACCCGCTGATCGAGGTCGGTACGTGGACGCTCAATCGCAATCCGGGGAACTATTTCGTCGACATCGAGCAGGCGGCCTTCGAACCGTCGAATATCGTTCCGGGAATTGGCTTCTCGCCCGACAAGATGCTGCTTGGGCGGGTCTTTGCCTACGCCGACGCGCATCGCTACCGGATTGGCACCAACTACGCGCAATTGCCGCCGAACTCGCCGCGGGCCGCGGAAGTGAACTCCTACTCCAAGGAGGGGGCGATGCGGTATCACTTCAACGATCGCGAGGTTCCGGTATACGCCCCCAACTCCTTTGGCGGTCCGCATGCGGATCCGGAAGCCGCGGGTGATGGCGGCGCATGGGATTTCGATGGCACCGCGGTGCGTGCGGGGTACGTCCAGCATGCCGAGGACGACGACTTCGCTCAGGCCGGAACCTTGGTGCGCGAGGTGCTCAACGACGACCAGCGTGCGCGTCTGGCGAGCAACATCGTCGGTCATGTGCTGGCCGGCGTCAGCGAACCCGTGCTGTCCCGGGTGTTCGAGTACTGGAAGAACGTCGACTCCGAGCTGGGTAAGGCCGTCGAAGAGGGCGTTCGCGCCGGTCTCGACGCTCAGTAG